A window of Roseiflexus castenholzii DSM 13941 genomic DNA:
ACTGAAGTCGTAGAATAACGTCATGGTTTCTCATGCGTTATAGTACAATATGTTTTCCCAGGCGCTGTCGGGCGGGCGTACACGAGGTATGATCCTCTCATCGCAACACCGGCATGCACCGGTGCGCTGCACCTCGGTGGTTGCTATCGCCCTTTATAAGAAAGAATCGCTCCAGCTGCCCAAAAGATACCGTAGAACGAAAGGAACCATGCCATCTATGCCGCACGATTTCGATCAGGTCTTTGATCGCCGCCGCACCGGAAGTATCAAGTGGACGTTCTATGGCGACGATGTCCTCCCCATGTGGGTGGCGGATATGGACTTTCCCGCGCCGCCGCCGATCCTTGCCGCGCTGCATGCCCGCATCGATAGAGGCGATTTCGGCTATGAATTACCGTCACCAACCCTTAGCGAGTGCATTTGCGAGCGGATACACCGCCTCTATCGTTGGGACATCACGCCGGATCAGATTGTCTACATCCCCAGCCTGGTGACCGGGCTCAATGCCGTCTGCCGCGCCATCGGCGAATCCGGCGACGGCGTACTGGTGCAGACGCCGGTCTATCCGCCGTTCCTCACTGCTCCGGTCAATCAGGGACGGGTGGTGCAGATGGCGGAACTGACGCTCGTTCCGAATGGACGCACATTCGGGTATCGCGTGGATTATGAGCGCATGGCAGCAGTCGTGAATGACCGCACGCGCCTCTTCATTCTGTGCAATCCGCACAACCCAACCGGCGAAGCGTATAGCCACGAGGAGTTGCTCCGCATGGCAGCATTTTGCGAGCAGCATGATCTGATTATCTGCTCTGATGAGATTCACTGCGATCTGTTGCTCGGCGATACGCGCCACACGCCAATTGCTACGCTTGCGCCTGAAATTGCCGAACGCACTATCACCCTGATGGCGCCCAGCAAAACGTTCAACATTCCCGGTCTCAAAGCCAGCTTTGCGATTGTGACCGACCCCAATCTGCGGAAACGCCTGATGGCGGCGATGGAAGGGATCGTGCCCTGGCTCAACTCATTTGCGCTGGCGGCAATGGAAGTCGCATACCGCGATTGCGACGATTGGTTAAGCGATCTACGCGCCTATCTCACTGCGAATCGCAATGCTGTTACGCATTTCGTCATCGAACGGATGCCGCAGGTTAAAACGACCATACCACAGGCCACGTATCTGGCATGGTTCGATTGCCGCGAAGCAGGCATCGAGGGCAATCCCTACGAATTTTTCCGCCGTGAAGCAAAAGTTGCGCTGAACGATGGTGTGCCGTTCGGCGCCGGCGGCGAGGGATTCGTGCGCCTCAACTTTGGTTGCCCACGCGCACTGCTTATGGAAGGTCTCGAACGGATGAAGTCCGCCCTCGATAAGCGCTCTTTCAAATAATTGGGGCGGACTCTTACGTGTTGGTTTCTCTATCAGGCGTAAACGTTGCATCGTCTGATTTCGGTCGCCAGAATGATCGACTGCCCGCTTCGCTACGATCAACGACAACGTCCTCTGTGGGGTCCTTCTAAAGGGCGAACCGAACCCCCGAGCGCACCTCGCCGCCTCCCAGCGGGACGGACCCCCGCGCGGCGCAAGCCCCCCGCTCCCCGCCAGCGGGGGGTTATACCAATTCCCGGTGCACATCCGGCATTATCACCCCCGAGCAGCGCGAGGGGTCGTGCGCGTCCCGCGCAGATTCCTCGCTGCGCTCGGAATGACCAGTCGCTGCGCTCGGAATGACCAGTCGCTGCGCTCGGAATGACACGCATGCGGCATCGTCAATCATCACCGGCATCACCCCTCGCGCCTCGCGCCTCGCCCCTCGCGCCTCGCACCCCGCGCCTCGTCCCTCGCGCCTCGCGCCTCGCACTCCGCGCCTCGTCCCTCGCGCCTCGCGCCTCGCACCTCGCGCCTCGCACTCCGCGCCTCGCCCCTCTCATACCAATTCCCGGTGCACATCCGGCATTATCACCCCCGAGCAGCGCGAGGGGTCGTGCGCGTCCCGCGCCGATTCCTCGCTGCGCTCGGAATGACCAGTCGCTGCGCTCGGAATGACACGCATGCGGCATCGTCAATCATCACCGGCATCACCCCGCGCCTCGCGCCTCGCCCCTCGCGCCTCGCCCCTCGCGCCTCGCACCCCGCGCCTCGCCCCTCGCGCCTCGCACCCCGCGCCTCGCGCCTCGCACCTCGCGCCTCGCACTCCGCGCCTCGCCCCTCTCATACCAATTCCCGGTGCATATCCGGCATGGTCACCCCGAGCAGCGCGAGGGGTCGTGCGCGTCCCGCGCCGATTCCTCGCTGCGCTCGGAATGACCAGTCGCTGCGCTCGGAATGACACGCATGCGGCATCGTCAAGCGTCATTGGTATTACGCATCGCCTTTCAAGCCCCGACGACGCGCGCCACCCGTTCCCCCGCAAGCGGAGGGGTTACTGGCGAACCGAACCCCCGCGCGCACCTCGCCGCCCCCCAGCGGGACGGACCCCCGCGCGCGGGGTTACGGCGGCGCGGCGGCAGCGGAGCGAGGCGCGCATCGTGGTCTCCCCGCTCCCGCGCGCGGGAGCGGGGCAGAGGGTGAGGGCAAAACTATGCTCATGCGTGCTGTCCGCCTTTGAACCATGAGACCGGGGAGGGAGACACGCGGGTGCTGACACAAGGGGAAGCGGGACTTTCCTCGCCCCTCGCTCCGTGCCTCGCACCAGGAGCCTTGAGGCAGGCGGCGTCCCCGGCATAGGGTGGTTCCGCCCGCACGCGACGTTCGACGGCAGACACCCGACCCACGGCACAGACCTCAAGGATTGGGGACGTTTCACGTTGCACGTGGAACATGCCACCCCTTTCACTCCTTGCCTTGCGCCCTTACAAGCCACCCTTGAAAGAACAGCATCGCCAAAGAACCACACCACCCTCTATTCTTGACAAAACCCGTGCAAAAAGTGTATTGTTATACAGGCGCAGCATACGGCGCGCGACAATCATGCGTCCCCGGTCTCGACCGACTCCCCGAACGAGAAGCAAAGAGGTCGGCTATCGTGTCTCGCGGGCGAAGCGAGGCATCCATTGCGTGCGCCATGCGACCAGATATATCAGCCCTGTGGGGCTGAAGAGAAGGAGAAATTTCCATGATTTATGCGACTCGTCGATTCGAGTTTTCAGCAGCGCATCGTTACTGGCGTTCCGATTGGAGCGCTGAGGAAAACGAACGTGTCTTTGGACCATGCGCCTACCCGTATGGACACGGTCACAATTATACGCTCGATGTAACCATCACCGGCGATCTCGACCCGCGCACCGGCATGGTGATGAATATGACCGAACTCAAAGCGCTGGTGTCGGAGGTGCTGGAAGAGTTTGACCATAAGCATCTGAATGAGGATACGCCCTACTTTTGTGAGCAACTGCCGACAACCGAGAACAT
This region includes:
- a CDS encoding MalY/PatB family protein encodes the protein MPHDFDQVFDRRRTGSIKWTFYGDDVLPMWVADMDFPAPPPILAALHARIDRGDFGYELPSPTLSECICERIHRLYRWDITPDQIVYIPSLVTGLNAVCRAIGESGDGVLVQTPVYPPFLTAPVNQGRVVQMAELTLVPNGRTFGYRVDYERMAAVVNDRTRLFILCNPHNPTGEAYSHEELLRMAAFCEQHDLIICSDEIHCDLLLGDTRHTPIATLAPEIAERTITLMAPSKTFNIPGLKASFAIVTDPNLRKRLMAAMEGIVPWLNSFALAAMEVAYRDCDDWLSDLRAYLTANRNAVTHFVIERMPQVKTTIPQATYLAWFDCREAGIEGNPYEFFRREAKVALNDGVPFGAGGEGFVRLNFGCPRALLMEGLERMKSALDKRSFK